From the Dryobates pubescens isolate bDryPub1 chromosome 29, bDryPub1.pri, whole genome shotgun sequence genome, one window contains:
- the AMBP gene encoding protein AMBP: MMSWALLSLLLSAVASGTPIGEQDEEIQVQEGFEAERMYGKWFDIAIGTTCTWMKNYKEKFSMGTLVLGPGPTDDQISTTSTRLRQGDCKQTSGEYQKTSTPGKYTYYNPKWDVSIQCYVLRTNYEEYAVILMKKKSSFGPSTSLKLYGRSPELREDLIEAFQQLALEMGIPADSIFILTNRGECIPQETAAAPPRARRGILPPEEGSAAGPLPTYTGNKEDSCRLERDAGPCSGMLSRFFYNSSSMACETFLYGGCLGNGNNFASQKQCLQACRTEAACRLPIAPGPCQKPVTRWAFDAAQGKCITFSYGGCKGNGNQFYSEKECKEYCGAPPLAEDEEFLHLSN, translated from the exons ATGATGTCCtgggctctcctctccctcctcctttctgccGTGGCCAGCGGGACCCCCATCGGGGAGCAGGATGAGGAGATCCAAGTGCAGGAGGGCTTTGAGGCCGAGCGG aTGTATGGGAAGTGGTTTGACATCGCCATCGGCACCACCTGCACCTGGATGAAGAACTACAAGGAGAAGTTCAGCATGGGCACACTGGTGCTGGGCCCTGGCCCCACTGATGACCAgatcagcaccaccagcaccaggctGCG GCAAGGTGACTGCAAGCAGACCTCAGGAGAGTACCAGAAAACCAGCACCCCTGGCAAATACACCTACTACAACCCCA AGTGGGATGTGTCCATCCAGTGCTACGTGCTCCGCACCAACTATGAGGAGTATGCTGTCATCTTGATGAAGAAGAAGAGCAGCTTTGGCCCTAGCACCAGCCTGAAGCTCTATG GGAGGAGTCCAGAGCTGAGGGAGGACCTCATTGAGGCTTtccagcagctggctctggagATGGGCATCCCTGCAGACTCCATCTTCATCCTGACCAACAGAG GAGAATGCATTCCTCaggagactgcagctgcccccccG AGGGCACGGAGAGGCATCCTGCCCCCCGAGGAGGGCTCTGCGGCTGGACCCCTGCCCACATACACCGGAAATAAGGAAG ACTCCTGCCGGCTGGAGCGGGACGCGGGGCCGTGCAGCGGGATGCTCTCCCGCTTCTTCTACAACTCCTCGTCCATGGCGTGCGAGACCTTCCTGTACGGCGGCTGCCTGGGCAACGGCAACAACTTCGCCTCGCAGAAGCAGTGCCTGCAGGCGTGCCGCACCGAGG ctgcctgcaggctgcccatcGCCCCGGGGCCGTGCCAGAAGCCGGTGACTCGCTGGGCTTTCGACGCGGCCCAGGGCAAGTGCATCACCTTCAGCTACGGAGGCTGCAAGGGCAACGGGAACCAGTTCTACTCGGAGAAGGAGTGCAAGGAGTACTGCGGGGCCCCGCCGCTGGCAG AGGACGAGGAGTTTCTGCACCTGTCAAACTGA